From a region of the Triticum aestivum cultivar Chinese Spring chromosome 7D, IWGSC CS RefSeq v2.1, whole genome shotgun sequence genome:
- the LOC123166907 gene encoding protein DJ-1 homolog C: protein MLSVSKPLLSLSPLTAMAIRPPPPRAPTHYAPPHRRTSPFRSAARAAPSSSTAATAVSLPPSPKKVLVPIAMGTEEMEAVILAGVLRRAGADVTLASVEDGLEIEASYGTRIIADKPIAACADQVFDLVAVPGGMPGSVRLRDSEILQRIMVRQAEEKRLYGAICAAPAVVLMPWGLHKGRKITCHPSFVGDLPTFRAVESNVQVSGELTTSRGPGTAFQFALSFVEQLFGLHAVEDVDSTLIDAALERSTEVNRVEWPFDHKPQVLIPIANGSEEMEIIMLVDILRRANINVVLASVDESTNVVGSQRMKIVADKCILGASDSKYDLIIIPGGPAGAERLHRSTTLKKLLKEQKQAGRMYGGISYSPLILQKQGLLEDKTVTAHPSIVSQLTCQVIDSSKVVIDGNLITGKGLGTVMDFSLAIVRKFFGHGRAKGVANGMVFDYPKSRNA, encoded by the exons ATGCTCTCCGTGTCTAAACCCCTTCTCTCCCTGAGCCCCCTTACTGCCATGGcgattcggccgccgccgccgcgtgcacCAACCCACTACGCCCCGCCTCACAGGCGGACATCGCCATTCCGCTCCGCCGCGCGAGCGGCTCCTTCTTCTTCCACCGCCGCAACGGCCGTCTCGTTGCCGCCATCTCCCAAGAAG GTTCTTGTGCCCATTGCCATGGGCACGGAGGAAATGGAGGCAGTCATCCTAGCCGGCGTCCTCAGGCGAGCAGGCGCTGACGTAACGCTGGCCTCTGTGGAGGACGGCCTCGAGATTGAGGCTTCCTATGGGACGCGCATCATCGCAGACAAGCCCATTGCAGCGTGTGCGGACCAGGTGTTCGACCTTGTGGCTGTCCCG GGAGGAATGCCTGGTTCAGTACGGCTGAGAGACAGCGAGATCCTTCAGAGAATTATGGTTAGACAAGCTGAAGAGAAAAGATTGTATGGTGCTATATGTGCTGCACCAGCTGTTGTTCTCATGCCCTGGGGTCTTCACAAGGGAAGAAAG ATCACCTGTCACCCGTCCTTCGTAGGAGATCTTCCAACATTCCGAGCTGTTGAGTCAAATGTTCAGGTTTCAGGAGAGCTCACTACTAGTCGTGGTCCTGGGACAGCATTTCAGTTTGCTTTATCATTTGTCGAGCAATTGTTTGGGCTTCACGCTGTTGAAGATGTGGACAGTACTTTG ATTGATGCTGCTCTTGAAAGAAGTACAGAAGTCAACAGAGTTGAATGGCCTTTTGATCACAAACCTCAG GTTCTCATTCCAATTGCAAATGGGTCTGAGGAGATGGAGATCATAATGTTGGTGGATATTTTAAGACGGGCAAACATAAATGTGGTGTTGGCATCAGTTGACGAGTCCACAAATGTTGTTGGGTCTCAAAGAATGAAGATTGTTGCTGATAAATGCATATTGGGTGCTTCTGATTCAAAATATGATCTAATCATTATTCCT GGGGGACCTGCCGGAGCTGAGCGTCTTCACAGGTCTACAACTCTTAAGAAGCTACTCAAGGAACAGAAGCAAGCAGGCAGGATGTATGGTGGGATCAGTTATTCTCCATTGATATTGCAGAAGCAAGGTTTACTCGAG GATAAAACAGTAACTGCTCATCCTTCCATAGTCAGTCAGCTCACTTGCCAGGTTATTGACAGCTCAAAGGTTGTGATTGACGGAAATTTGATTACCGGGAAGGGACTCGGAACAGTCATGGATTTCTCCCTGGCTATTGTAAGAAAATTCTTTGGCCATGGGCGAGCAAAAGGTGTGGCAAATGGAATGGTTTTTGACTACCCCAAGAGCAGAAACGCCTAG